The following are encoded together in the Robertmurraya sp. FSL R5-0851 genome:
- a CDS encoding LysR family transcriptional regulator, translating into MKLQQLKYVIEVVACGSINEAARRLYISQPSLSKAIKELEREIGITIFTRTSTGITLSTDGAEFLGYARQVVEQAELLERRYFNTAPSEQLFSVSTQHYAFAVNAFVEMIKKHGEDKYQFTLRETRTYEIIEDVKNLRSEIGILYVSSFNEKVMMPLLKERGLEFEVLFQAKPHIFVSTQNPLAKKSTVTLEELEDFPRLTFEQGEYNSFYYSEELFSTIPCKKSIQVSDRATLFNLLIGLNGYTISTGILSEDLNGSHIVSVPLEEGELITVGCVVNKKTQLSRIAKLYLEELKQIIDFYLR; encoded by the coding sequence CAACCTAGTTTATCTAAAGCGATAAAAGAGCTTGAAAGAGAAATAGGAATCACCATTTTTACCCGTACCTCCACAGGAATTACGCTCTCTACAGATGGAGCGGAGTTTCTTGGGTATGCAAGGCAAGTAGTGGAACAAGCAGAATTGCTAGAGCGCCGTTACTTTAATACGGCTCCTTCTGAACAACTTTTTTCCGTTTCCACCCAGCATTACGCATTTGCCGTGAACGCCTTCGTTGAAATGATTAAGAAGCATGGCGAAGATAAATACCAATTCACTTTAAGGGAAACGAGAACCTATGAAATCATTGAAGACGTCAAAAATCTACGAAGTGAAATAGGTATTTTATATGTAAGTTCTTTTAATGAAAAAGTCATGATGCCATTGCTAAAAGAGCGAGGGTTGGAATTTGAAGTTCTTTTTCAAGCAAAGCCCCATATATTTGTCAGTACTCAAAATCCGCTTGCAAAAAAATCGACGGTCACGTTAGAAGAGTTAGAAGATTTTCCTCGTCTAACGTTTGAACAAGGAGAATATAACTCGTTTTATTATTCAGAAGAGCTATTTAGCACCATTCCTTGTAAAAAAAGCATTCAGGTTAGTGATCGGGCTACCCTTTTTAATCTGTTAATCGGGTTGAATGGGTATACCATATCTACTGGAATTTTAAGTGAAGATTTAAATGGATCCCATATTGTGTCTGTACCGCTTGAAGAAGGGGAACTGATTACGGTCGGCTGCGTCGTTAATAAAAAAACACAACTTAGCCGGATCGCTAAATTGTATTTAGAGGAACTCAAGCAAATTATTGATTTTTATTTGAGGTAA